DNA sequence from the Halorussus limi genome:
CTCCACCGCATCGCGGCCGAGTCGGACGGCGCCTCCGCGAGCGAAGCGAGCGGAGACTCGTCAGTGCAGCGCACTGACGGCGCGGTTCGCGTCGTCGGGGAGTACGACGACCTCGAAGCGTGTCTCGACGCCGACGACGCCGGCCCCGTCGCGGCGATTCCGCACCTCGAAGGGGCCGAGGCCGTCGCGCCGGACCTGTCGAACCTCGACTTCCTCCACGCCGCAGGGGTGCGCTCGGTCGGCCCGGTCTGGAGTCGCCCCAACGAGTTCGGCCACGGCGTCCGGCCGGAGTACCCCGGCACGCCCGACACCGGCCCCGGACTCACCCCGGCGGGGCGGGACCTCGTCCGCGGGTGTAACGAGCGGGGCATCCTCGTGGACCTCGCGCACGCGACGGCGACCGGGTTCCGAGACGCGGCCGAAGTCTCGACCGACCCGCTCGTCGTGAGCCACGCCGGGGTCAACGAACTCTGTCCGGCCAGCCGAAACCTGACCGACGCGCAACTCGACGCGGTGGCCGACTCGGGCGGCCTCGTCGGAATCACCTTCGCCACCGGCCACCTCCGGCCCGACGGTCGGAACGACCCCGACGACCCGACCCCCGTCTCGACGCTCGTGGACCACGTCGAGTACGTCGCCGACAGGGTCGGCGTCGAACACGTCGCGCTCGGGTCGGACTTCGACGGCGCGACGGTCCTCGACTCGGTCGGCGACGCCACCGGTCTTCCGGACGTAATCGCGGCGGTGGAGCGTCGAGGCTTCGGCGACGAGGCGGTGCGCGCCATCGCGCGGGACAACTGGCTCCGCGTGATTCGAGAGACGTGGGAGTGAGCGGCTCAGGCGTCCCGAACCCCGAGAACATCCGTTGGCCGGCGCGAGTCAAAACGTACTACACGCTCGATACCCTCTCGTGTACATCGTGGGCGACTCCGGATACCGCAGCGTGACGAACAACCCGACCGTCGTCCGACTGTATCGGTTCGTCGTCGTCGGGGCGAGCGCGGCGCTCGTGCAGACCGCGGTGCTGTGGCTCCTCGTGGAGTTGGGCGGACTCAACTATCTGGTCGCCGCCACCCTCGCCATCGAGTTGACCATCGTCCTCCAGTTCGTCGCGAACAACGCGTGGACGTTCCAGCACGCGCGCTACACCGCGAGATACGACTATCTGGTCGGTCTGCTCCGGACCAACGTCGTCCGCGGGAGCGCGATTCCGATTCAACTCGCGCTCCTCTGGGCGTTCGTCAACTGGGCCGGTCTGGTCTACCTGCTCGCGAACGGACTCGCTATCTTCATCAGCGGCCTCTATCGGTACTACCTCGACTCGCGTTGGACGTGGCAAATCGCGTGAGGACGCCGGAAGACCGACCGCGACTTCCGAGCCTACACTCGCTCTGCTCGCGCAGACGCCGGAAGACCAACCGCGACTTCCGAGCAGTCGTTCGCCGCGGTCACGACGACGCCAGCGCGCGCCGAGGCGGAACGGGAATCGAGTTACGGCCGGGTCAGATGGACTCGCTGAGCGCCGCCTCGACGTCGAGGTGACCCTCGCCGTGGTACTTCGGCGACCCGACGTCGCGCGCGGTCGCTTCGAGGTGTTCGCGGACCTCCGCGGGGGTCGCGTCGGGGTTGGCGCTCTTGACCAGCGCGGCCGCCGCGGAGACCTGCGGTGACGCCATGCTCGTCCCGGCCTTCCACCCGTACGACGGGACCATGCTCCCGTCGTCGCCCCACTCGAAGACCGTACTCAGCACCATGTCGTACTGCCAGTTGCCGTCGCCGCCCTTGGCTTCGGTGTCGTAGTTGCCGCCCTGCGCGCTCAGGTCGATGGCTTCGCTCCCGTAGTTCGTGTAGGGCGCGGGGTCGGTCGGCGCTTCGTCGAGTTTGTTGAACGCCGCGCGGTAGTTCCGGACGAATTTGCCGTTGCCCTTGTCGTCCCAGCGGTAGCCGACGGGACCGGTCGCGCTGACGCTCATCACGTTGTCGGCCGCGCTCGGCAGGTTGAGAACGTCGCCGTCGGCGTCGAGGTTCGCGCCGCTGTTGCCCGCGGCCGCCACCATCAGCGTGCCCTGCGACGCCGCGTACTCGGTCGCACGCTCGATGGAGTCCTTCAGCAGTCGGTTCTCCTTCGTATCCGGAAGCGGGTACGCGCCGAGGCTCATGTTGGCCACGTCGGCCTCGATGTCCCCCGCATACGTCATCGCCGCGATGATGTCGCCGAAGAACGCGAACGGTCCGGTGAACACCCGAAGCGCGACCAGTTCGGTGCCGGGCGCGGTGCCCACGACGCCCTCGTCGTTGCTGTCGTCGCCCGCGATGATGCCCGCGACGTGAGTGCCGTGGTCGTTGTACCACGGGGTGAAGTCGCCGCCGTCTCCCGTGAAGTTGCGCGAGAGGTCGGTGTTGAGCGGGCCCTCCAGGTCCGGGTGGTTCGGAATCGCCCCCGAGTCGAGGACCGCCACGCGGGTCCCCTCGCCGCGGGTCCGGCCGTGGACGCCGGAGACGCCCTGCGACTGCTTGTCCCACTGGAGTTGCGAAAGCCGGTGCGGGCCGGGTTCGTCGCCGTTGCCGTTGTCTTCGGCCGCCGCGAAGTCGAACTCCATCTCGACGTCCTTCGAGAACGCCGCGCCTTCGGCTTGGGCCTTCTCGGCCTCGACCACGGCGAGGTCGATTTGGCTCAGGT
Encoded proteins:
- a CDS encoding dipeptidase, with amino-acid sequence MTDSELRLFDGHNDALLDLSDETGSGRSFFERSEAGHLDLPRAREANLGAGLFAVFVPNEDYEYERVETDEGHEMDLPPAVGHERAKSFTYDALARLHRIAAESDGASASEASGDSSVQRTDGAVRVVGEYDDLEACLDADDAGPVAAIPHLEGAEAVAPDLSNLDFLHAAGVRSVGPVWSRPNEFGHGVRPEYPGTPDTGPGLTPAGRDLVRGCNERGILVDLAHATATGFRDAAEVSTDPLVVSHAGVNELCPASRNLTDAQLDAVADSGGLVGITFATGHLRPDGRNDPDDPTPVSTLVDHVEYVADRVGVEHVALGSDFDGATVLDSVGDATGLPDVIAAVERRGFGDEAVRAIARDNWLRVIRETWE
- a CDS encoding S8 family peptidase; this encodes MVDKTNRRSILKGAGAALGGLALPTATVSAKAAKKRYIVDLRSASEGVLDGLNVVHDLSQIDLAVVEAEKAQAEGAAFSKDVEMEFDFAAAEDNGNGDEPGPHRLSQLQWDKQSQGVSGVHGRTRGEGTRVAVLDSGAIPNHPDLEGPLNTDLSRNFTGDGGDFTPWYNDHGTHVAGIIAGDDSNDEGVVGTAPGTELVALRVFTGPFAFFGDIIAAMTYAGDIEADVANMSLGAYPLPDTKENRLLKDSIERATEYAASQGTLMVAAAGNSGANLDADGDVLNLPSAADNVMSVSATGPVGYRWDDKGNGKFVRNYRAAFNKLDEAPTDPAPYTNYGSEAIDLSAQGGNYDTEAKGGDGNWQYDMVLSTVFEWGDDGSMVPSYGWKAGTSMASPQVSAAAALVKSANPDATPAEVREHLEATARDVGSPKYHGEGHLDVEAALSESI
- a CDS encoding GtrA family protein, encoding MGDSGYRSVTNNPTVVRLYRFVVVGASAALVQTAVLWLLVELGGLNYLVAATLAIELTIVLQFVANNAWTFQHARYTARYDYLVGLLRTNVVRGSAIPIQLALLWAFVNWAGLVYLLANGLAIFISGLYRYYLDSRWTWQIA